A genomic window from Cloacibacillus evryensis DSM 19522 includes:
- a CDS encoding (2Fe-2S) ferredoxin domain-containing protein, whose translation MAIKSLEDLRKIKAEAKKQTETRKLNEKQVIIGMGTCGIAAGARAVMTAVLEELAKRNIHDVAVLQTGCIGMCQKEPLLDIVRPGEDRVTYGPVSPTDVPRIIADHLINGVVVEDLVVAKIPNKEA comes from the coding sequence ATGGCTATCAAAAGTCTTGAAGATCTTCGTAAAATAAAGGCAGAGGCAAAGAAGCAGACAGAGACGAGAAAGCTCAATGAGAAACAGGTCATCATCGGCATGGGCACCTGCGGCATCGCCGCCGGAGCGCGCGCGGTAATGACGGCGGTCCTCGAAGAGCTCGCGAAGCGCAACATTCACGATGTGGCGGTCCTTCAGACCGGCTGCATCGGCATGTGCCAGAAGGAGCCCCTTCTCGACATAGTACGCCCCGGCGAAGACAGAGTCACCTACGGCCCCGTCAGCCCGACTGATGTCCCGCGTATCATCGCGGACCATCTCATCAACGGCGTTGTGGTTGAGGATCTTGTGGTAGCTAAGATCCCCAACAAAGAAGCATAG
- the nuoE gene encoding NADH-quinone oxidoreductase subunit NuoE, with amino-acid sequence MVEKASEKQWEQLAELLGKYRGTKGSVIPVLQQAQDIFGYLPKEVLIEISDKLGVPISQIFGVVTFYAQFHLEPRGKNIVRSCQGTACHVRGAKGVLNAIREKLGLKEGQATTPDLKFTLETVACIGACGLAPVFMVNDDTHGRLTPESVGPILDKYA; translated from the coding sequence ATGGTGGAGAAAGCGTCGGAAAAGCAGTGGGAGCAGTTGGCTGAGCTCCTCGGCAAATACCGCGGCACTAAGGGAAGCGTCATTCCCGTGCTTCAGCAGGCACAGGACATCTTCGGCTATCTGCCGAAAGAGGTCCTGATCGAAATCAGCGATAAGCTAGGGGTCCCCATCAGCCAGATATTCGGCGTGGTGACCTTCTACGCTCAGTTCCATCTCGAGCCGCGCGGAAAGAACATCGTCAGGTCCTGTCAGGGAACGGCGTGCCACGTCCGCGGAGCGAAGGGCGTCCTGAACGCCATTCGTGAAAAGCTTGGCCTCAAAGAGGGCCAGGCGACGACGCCGGACCTCAAGTTCACGCTTGAGACGGTGGCCTGTATCGGCGCATGCGGCCTTGCGCCTGTCTTCATGGTAAATGACGACACGCACGGCAGACTTACGCCCGAATCGGTCGGACCGATCCTGGATAAGTACGCATAG
- the nuoF gene encoding NADH-quinone oxidoreductase subunit NuoF, with protein MALVRAHVLVCTGTGCVSSGSRKVIAKLEEELKANGLDKEVKIVETGCQGFCEQGPLVIIYPEGTFYTHVQEADVPEIVSEHLIKGRIVNRLLFKEPLTSQSVPDYADIDFYKKQHRLVLKNCGHINPDSLEEYIGADGYEGLAKVLLTMTPEQVVEEMKKTGLRGRGGGGFPTGMKWGFCQKSPGPKKYIICNADEGDPGAFMDRSLLEGDPHAILEGMIIGAYAIGADEGYIYCRAEYPLAIKRLKQAIAQAEEAGLLGNKILGTDFSCTIHIKEGAGAFVCGEETALMASIEGKRGMPRPRPPFPAIKGLWEKPSNINNVETFANIPYIFRVGAEEYAKLGTEKSKGTKVFALTGKINNTGLAEVPMGITMREIIFEIGGGILGGKKFKAVQIGGPSGGCIPEQLLDTPIDYDSLIAAGAMMGSGGLVVMDEETCMVDVAKFFLNFTQSESCGKCTPCREGTKRMLEMLEKITDGKGEEGDIEKLEKLAASVKAGALCALGQTAPNPILSTLRYFRDEYEAHIKEKRCPAGQCHHLLSYKITDACKGCGLCAKNCPVDAISGEPKQKYVIDAAKCIKCGVCMTKCPFKAIVRG; from the coding sequence ATGGCTCTCGTAAGAGCTCACGTACTGGTCTGCACCGGAACGGGCTGCGTCTCCTCCGGTTCAAGAAAGGTAATTGCGAAACTCGAAGAAGAACTCAAGGCGAACGGCCTTGATAAGGAAGTAAAGATAGTAGAGACCGGCTGTCAGGGATTCTGCGAGCAGGGTCCCCTCGTCATCATCTACCCGGAGGGGACCTTCTACACCCACGTGCAGGAGGCCGACGTTCCGGAAATAGTCAGCGAACACCTCATCAAGGGACGTATCGTGAACCGCCTGCTCTTCAAAGAACCCCTCACGTCGCAGAGCGTTCCCGACTATGCTGATATCGACTTCTACAAGAAGCAGCACCGCCTAGTCCTCAAGAACTGCGGACACATCAACCCCGACTCGCTTGAGGAATACATCGGAGCCGACGGCTACGAAGGACTTGCGAAGGTCCTTCTCACGATGACGCCGGAGCAGGTCGTCGAAGAGATGAAGAAGACCGGACTCCGCGGCCGCGGCGGCGGCGGGTTCCCGACAGGCATGAAGTGGGGCTTCTGCCAGAAGTCGCCGGGCCCGAAGAAATATATCATCTGCAACGCCGACGAGGGCGACCCCGGCGCGTTCATGGACCGCTCGCTGCTTGAGGGCGACCCCCACGCGATACTCGAGGGCATGATCATCGGCGCCTACGCGATCGGAGCCGACGAGGGCTATATCTACTGCCGCGCCGAATACCCGCTCGCGATCAAGCGCCTGAAGCAGGCCATAGCGCAGGCTGAAGAGGCCGGACTTCTTGGAAACAAGATCCTCGGCACGGATTTCAGCTGCACCATCCACATCAAAGAGGGAGCCGGAGCGTTCGTCTGCGGCGAAGAGACGGCCCTTATGGCCTCCATCGAAGGCAAGCGCGGCATGCCGCGTCCCCGCCCGCCGTTCCCCGCCATCAAGGGACTCTGGGAGAAACCTTCGAACATAAACAACGTTGAAACATTCGCCAACATCCCCTACATCTTCCGCGTGGGCGCGGAGGAATACGCGAAGCTCGGGACAGAAAAATCAAAGGGCACGAAGGTCTTCGCCCTCACCGGCAAGATCAACAACACCGGTCTTGCCGAAGTCCCGATGGGCATCACGATGCGCGAGATCATCTTTGAGATCGGCGGCGGCATCCTTGGCGGCAAGAAATTCAAAGCCGTCCAGATCGGCGGCCCCTCCGGCGGATGCATCCCCGAGCAACTTCTTGACACTCCGATCGACTATGATTCGCTCATCGCCGCCGGCGCGATGATGGGCTCGGGCGGACTCGTCGTCATGGACGAGGAGACCTGCATGGTCGACGTCGCGAAGTTCTTCCTCAACTTCACCCAGTCCGAATCCTGCGGCAAGTGCACGCCCTGCCGCGAGGGCACGAAGCGCATGCTTGAAATGCTCGAAAAGATCACGGACGGCAAGGGCGAAGAGGGAGACATCGAGAAGCTCGAGAAGCTGGCGGCCTCCGTCAAAGCCGGAGCGCTCTGCGCCCTTGGCCAGACGGCTCCGAACCCCATCCTCTCCACACTGCGCTACTTCAGGGACGAATACGAGGCGCATATCAAGGAGAAGAGATGTCCTGCCGGCCAGTGCCACCACCTGCTGAGCTACAAGATCACCGACGCCTGCAAAGGCTGCGGCCTCTGCGCGAAGAACTGCCCGGTCGATGCGATCAGCGGCGAACCGAAGCAGAAGTACGTCATTGACGCGGCCAAGTGCATCAAGTGCGGCGTATGTATGACAAAGTGCCCGTTCAAAGCGATCGTGCGCGGCTAA
- the fdhF gene encoding formate dehydrogenase subunit alpha, translating into MPAAVINGKEVSFEPEMTILQAAERAGAIIPTLCHHPALETFGGCRVCLVEVKGYSKLVPACATPISEGMEVVTESPLLRETRRAIVELMLLRHPFECLYCHANGRCELQRLVYNLGIKRESFPWRGDPSPTPHPVDESNQFFIREPDKCVLCGRCVRVCESHAQYRAIDFLNRGIDTVIQRPADFGVEASDCKFCGQCVAVCPVGALSDRAALGGGLAAEMKRVKTVCPYCGVGCAVVVEVNRQGRVANVTTDHTDMSSLNQGRSCVKGRFGWEFVNSPDRLTTPLIKEGGEFRAASWDEALDRVAEGLRRNMGRAGFFTSARCTNEENYLMQRFAREVMSTNNVDHCAHLUHSATVAGLGETFGSGAMTNDYESIKQADTIMVIGSNTTEAHPVIGAMIKERVRGGAKLIVCDPRLIELHRYADASVRQRSGSDVALVNAMMHVILKEGLHDEAFIAARVENFEALRAAVERYSPEYAREITGVPAETIVKAARLYGGAKNAAIFYTMGITQHVTGTNNVRSLCNLALLCGNLGRPGTGVNPLRGQNNVQGACDMGCLPATLPGYLKADTEAAAEKARAYWGCELPSEAGLTVAAMMEAASGGKIGALFIMGENPAVTDADTGHAVHTLKDLDFLAVQDIFLTETARLADVVLPAACWPEKEGTCTNTTRAVQLLRKASDAPGEARDDWRTFVGLARRFGHEWRFDSPKDIFEEIRKLNPAYAGMSYERLEKGYLQWPCPDEDHPGTPILHKDKFARAGGKAAFSPCEWRAPHEWPDGEYPLIATTGRSLFHYHSGSMTRRGAPGRHLKELYIEINPADAEKLPLAEGETLTVTSRRGSVSGRARVTEKVPSGMVFLPFHFAEAPANLLTAAVWDPTSETPGFKVSAVRLSKG; encoded by the coding sequence ATGCCGGCGGCGGTGATAAACGGCAAAGAGGTATCTTTCGAGCCCGAAATGACGATATTACAGGCGGCGGAGCGCGCCGGGGCCATCATCCCAACGCTTTGCCACCACCCGGCGCTTGAAACATTCGGAGGCTGCCGCGTATGCCTTGTGGAGGTGAAGGGATATTCCAAGCTCGTCCCCGCCTGCGCGACTCCCATATCGGAGGGCATGGAGGTCGTGACCGAGAGCCCGCTCCTGCGCGAAACGCGGCGCGCCATTGTGGAGCTGATGCTGCTGCGCCATCCGTTTGAATGCCTTTACTGCCACGCGAACGGCCGCTGCGAATTACAGCGGCTCGTCTATAATCTTGGAATAAAGCGGGAGTCGTTCCCCTGGCGCGGAGACCCATCCCCGACGCCGCATCCCGTCGACGAATCCAACCAGTTCTTTATCCGCGAACCGGATAAATGCGTGCTGTGCGGCCGCTGCGTGCGCGTCTGCGAAAGCCACGCGCAATACCGCGCCATCGACTTCCTGAATCGCGGCATCGATACCGTGATACAGCGCCCCGCCGATTTCGGCGTCGAGGCCTCCGACTGCAAGTTCTGCGGGCAGTGCGTCGCCGTATGCCCCGTCGGGGCACTCTCCGACCGCGCCGCGCTCGGCGGCGGCCTCGCGGCGGAGATGAAGCGCGTAAAGACGGTCTGCCCATACTGCGGCGTCGGCTGCGCCGTCGTCGTTGAGGTAAACCGGCAGGGAAGGGTGGCGAACGTGACCACCGACCACACCGACATGAGCTCTCTCAATCAGGGAAGAAGCTGCGTCAAGGGACGCTTCGGCTGGGAATTTGTCAACAGCCCCGACCGCCTGACGACGCCGCTTATAAAGGAAGGGGGGGAGTTCCGCGCCGCCTCGTGGGATGAGGCGCTTGACCGCGTCGCGGAGGGGCTGCGCCGCAACATGGGACGCGCGGGATTTTTCACCTCGGCCCGCTGTACGAACGAGGAAAATTATCTGATGCAGCGTTTCGCGCGCGAGGTGATGTCCACAAACAACGTGGACCACTGCGCCCACCTCTGACACTCCGCCACGGTAGCGGGTCTCGGCGAGACCTTCGGAAGCGGAGCGATGACTAACGACTATGAATCGATAAAACAGGCCGATACTATCATGGTGATCGGCTCCAACACGACGGAGGCGCATCCCGTCATCGGCGCGATGATCAAGGAGCGGGTGCGCGGCGGAGCGAAACTCATCGTCTGCGACCCCAGGCTTATCGAGCTGCACCGGTACGCCGACGCCTCGGTGCGCCAGCGGAGCGGCTCGGACGTCGCGCTGGTCAACGCGATGATGCATGTGATATTAAAGGAAGGGCTTCACGACGAGGCCTTCATCGCGGCGCGCGTCGAGAATTTTGAGGCGCTCAGGGCCGCGGTCGAAAGATACTCCCCCGAATACGCGCGGGAGATCACGGGCGTGCCCGCGGAGACGATCGTCAAGGCGGCGCGCCTGTACGGCGGAGCGAAGAACGCCGCCATCTTCTATACGATGGGCATCACGCAGCACGTAACGGGGACAAACAACGTACGCAGCCTTTGCAACCTCGCGCTGCTCTGCGGCAACCTCGGCCGCCCAGGCACGGGGGTCAATCCGCTGCGCGGCCAGAATAACGTGCAGGGGGCCTGCGACATGGGATGTCTGCCCGCCACGCTGCCGGGATATCTCAAGGCGGATACGGAGGCCGCCGCCGAAAAGGCGCGCGCCTATTGGGGATGCGAACTTCCCTCCGAGGCCGGGCTCACCGTCGCCGCGATGATGGAGGCGGCCTCGGGGGGAAAGATCGGCGCGCTCTTCATCATGGGGGAAAACCCCGCCGTCACCGACGCCGACACCGGCCACGCCGTCCATACGCTGAAGGATCTCGACTTCCTCGCTGTGCAGGATATCTTCCTCACCGAGACGGCCCGGCTCGCGGATGTCGTGCTGCCCGCCGCCTGCTGGCCCGAAAAAGAGGGCACCTGTACCAACACCACGCGCGCCGTACAGCTGCTGCGCAAAGCCAGCGACGCCCCCGGCGAGGCGCGCGACGACTGGCGCACCTTCGTCGGGCTCGCCCGGCGTTTCGGCCATGAGTGGCGCTTCGACAGCCCGAAAGATATATTCGAGGAGATAAGAAAACTCAATCCCGCCTACGCCGGCATGAGCTACGAGCGGCTCGAAAAGGGCTATTTGCAGTGGCCCTGCCCCGATGAGGACCACCCGGGGACGCCGATCCTGCATAAGGATAAGTTCGCGCGCGCGGGCGGCAAGGCGGCCTTTTCGCCCTGCGAATGGCGCGCGCCGCACGAATGGCCGGACGGGGAATATCCGCTTATAGCGACGACGGGACGCAGCCTCTTCCACTATCATTCAGGGAGCATGACGCGGCGCGGCGCGCCCGGACGCCACCTCAAAGAGCTCTACATCGAGATCAACCCGGCGGACGCGGAAAAACTCCCGCTCGCCGAGGGGGAGACGCTCACGGTGACCTCGCGCCGCGGCTCCGTCTCGGGACGCGCGAGGGTCACGGAAAAGGTGCCATCGGGAATGGTCTTTCTGCCATTCCACTTCGCCGAGGCCCCGGCCAACCTGCTGACGGCGGCGGTCTGGGACCCCACCTCCGAAACGCCGGGCTTCAAGGTGAGCGCCGTGAGGCTCTCGAAGGGATAG
- the mobA gene encoding molybdenum cofactor guanylyltransferase: MPDRIGSSLLLLAGGLGSRMWGKNKLYLELSGAPLLGHILARLAPLFDETLLLAAQGGAREARERLGPLLDRWDVRVTEDRAAGRGPLEGLCRGLAEMNGEWGFLLGCDMPGVDEAVLRGMASLRAEETDIVAAEIGGYLEPLHAFYSRRCLPRAEAALAGCGRIRSFYRESRLTIVNEESLSRFSKDYRGSFTNLNTPGDLSMLMRS; encoded by the coding sequence GTGCCGGATCGTATCGGATCATCGCTGCTGCTGCTCGCCGGAGGGCTCGGCAGCCGGATGTGGGGAAAGAACAAGCTATATCTCGAGTTAAGCGGCGCGCCGCTGCTCGGGCACATCCTGGCGCGCCTCGCGCCGCTCTTCGACGAAACGCTGCTGCTCGCGGCCCAGGGCGGCGCGCGGGAGGCGCGCGAGCGGCTTGGACCGCTGCTCGACAGATGGGACGTCCGCGTAACGGAGGACCGCGCCGCGGGGCGCGGCCCCCTTGAGGGGCTCTGCCGGGGCCTGGCTGAAATGAACGGAGAATGGGGCTTCCTCCTCGGCTGCGACATGCCGGGCGTCGACGAAGCGGTGCTGCGCGGCATGGCCTCGCTGCGCGCGGAGGAGACCGACATCGTGGCGGCGGAGATCGGCGGTTATCTGGAGCCGCTCCACGCCTTCTACAGCCGCCGCTGCCTGCCGCGCGCCGAGGCCGCGCTCGCGGGATGCGGACGGATAAGAAGTTTCTACCGCGAATCACGCCTCACGATCGTAAACGAGGAATCGCTCTCACGTTTCTCAAAAGACTACAGAGGGTCGTTTACAAACCTCAACACTCCCGGCGATCTGTCCATGTTGATGCGCTCATAA
- a CDS encoding acetyltransferase yields the protein MEKKSRVFLIGAGNHAKVVLSALVACGFECMGIYDDDQELWGQTLWCLPIYGPVSKMPDTAETMAVLAIGDNGVRRAICEKFKNVCWPVVIHPKSEVDSSVRIGEGTIVMAGCIIEPDAVIGRHSIVNSGCYIGHDTKVGDYCHAAPRSAAGDNVTIADGVFLGIGSLVRPYTAIAENSAVGIGSAVIKDIGPGGTWVGSPARRIPSPVRMYNDGRADIAGTKPAGDAAGGQSPAD from the coding sequence ATGGAAAAGAAGTCCCGCGTTTTTCTTATCGGCGCCGGCAACCACGCCAAGGTTGTTCTTTCGGCGCTTGTGGCGTGCGGTTTTGAATGTATGGGAATTTACGACGACGACCAGGAGCTATGGGGGCAAACCCTTTGGTGTCTGCCAATTTACGGCCCTGTCTCAAAAATGCCCGACACCGCGGAGACGATGGCCGTTCTCGCGATCGGGGACAACGGCGTGCGCCGCGCCATCTGTGAGAAGTTTAAAAATGTCTGCTGGCCCGTCGTCATTCATCCGAAGAGCGAGGTTGACAGCTCCGTGCGCATCGGCGAGGGCACGATCGTCATGGCCGGCTGCATCATCGAGCCAGACGCGGTGATAGGCCGCCATAGCATCGTCAACTCGGGCTGCTACATCGGCCACGATACGAAGGTCGGCGATTACTGCCACGCGGCTCCGAGAAGCGCAGCCGGTGATAACGTTACGATTGCGGACGGCGTCTTTCTCGGCATCGGCTCTCTCGTCCGGCCTTACACGGCGATCGCCGAAAACTCCGCCGTCGGCATAGGCAGCGCCGTTATAAAAGACATCGGTCCCGGCGGTACCTGGGTGGGCAGCCCTGCCCGGAGGATACCGTCGCCGGTGCGGATGTATAATGACGGACGCGCGGATATTGCCGGAACAAAGCCGGCCGGCGACGCCGCCGGCGGCCAGTCGCCCGCGGACTAG
- a CDS encoding efflux transporter outer membrane subunit has product MKTINILRGCAAAAALAAFASSAACAAQKTDAALASADRKLAESAWTELARAYPVAAISSDTSEALTPERLASWWDSFGDPTMTSLIKRSLEKNRDLAAARAKVTEARAALGISRAALLPWLDTANFWNNSRTPAAAGGTGSSGSLYRLGVDASWEIDVFGGRREKVKAQRATLEVQYAALYSTWTSLASEVAINYISLRTLQERLDIANYNLGLQNDTVEIQLSKTNSGLADSLTLKQAQYTMEQTKAMIPNIEAALEQTKNALAILTGELPGTLEAELSAKGPIPVLESREYIGIPANAIRQRPDILRAERLLVAQLARKKSAQADLWPKFYLTGSIGTEAGGWGSLFEGPAKLYGFMPQISWPIFHAGAIRKNIKVQGAVAEQLLNSYEQTVLQAVGEVRDALSANVQEYDRNASLKRGMEAAQAALDMANDKYANGLVDFTNVINAQRSLTALSEEYTISRGQISTNAVRLFKALGGGWQPLDEAEKTMAAAARKKD; this is encoded by the coding sequence ATGAAAACGATAAATATTCTTCGCGGATGCGCGGCGGCCGCGGCGCTGGCGGCTTTTGCCTCCTCGGCGGCCTGCGCCGCGCAGAAGACGGACGCCGCTTTGGCCTCCGCCGACAGGAAGCTCGCGGAAAGCGCGTGGACGGAGCTCGCGCGGGCATACCCCGTGGCGGCCATATCATCCGACACGTCTGAGGCGCTCACGCCGGAAAGGCTCGCAAGCTGGTGGGATTCTTTCGGCGACCCGACGATGACCTCGCTGATCAAGAGATCTCTTGAGAAAAACAGAGACCTCGCCGCGGCGCGGGCAAAGGTGACGGAGGCGCGCGCCGCGCTCGGCATCAGCCGGGCCGCGCTCCTTCCGTGGCTCGACACCGCAAACTTCTGGAACAACAGCCGCACGCCGGCCGCAGCCGGAGGCACGGGCAGCAGCGGCAGTCTCTATCGCCTCGGTGTCGACGCCTCGTGGGAGATAGACGTCTTCGGCGGCCGGCGCGAGAAGGTCAAAGCACAGAGGGCGACGCTTGAGGTGCAGTACGCGGCGCTATACTCGACGTGGACCTCGCTCGCCTCGGAGGTCGCGATAAACTACATCTCGCTGCGCACGCTGCAGGAGCGCCTGGATATCGCGAATTACAACCTCGGGCTGCAGAACGACACCGTTGAGATACAGCTGTCGAAAACAAACTCCGGCCTTGCCGATTCCCTCACTCTGAAACAGGCGCAGTACACGATGGAACAGACAAAAGCCATGATCCCGAACATCGAAGCCGCGCTCGAACAGACAAAAAACGCGCTCGCCATCCTCACGGGCGAACTGCCGGGGACGCTGGAAGCGGAACTTTCCGCAAAGGGGCCGATCCCCGTTCTTGAAAGCAGAGAATATATCGGCATCCCGGCAAACGCCATCCGCCAGCGTCCCGACATCCTCCGTGCGGAGCGCCTGCTCGTAGCGCAGCTCGCGCGCAAAAAGTCTGCGCAGGCCGACCTGTGGCCCAAATTTTATTTGACGGGCTCGATCGGCACCGAAGCCGGCGGCTGGGGAAGCCTATTTGAAGGCCCCGCCAAACTTTACGGCTTTATGCCGCAGATAAGCTGGCCCATCTTCCACGCCGGCGCGATCAGGAAAAACATTAAAGTGCAGGGCGCCGTCGCCGAACAGCTGCTCAACAGTTATGAACAGACGGTGCTGCAGGCCGTCGGCGAAGTGAGGGACGCGCTCTCCGCGAACGTGCAGGAATATGACAGGAACGCTTCGCTCAAACGCGGCATGGAAGCGGCGCAGGCGGCGCTTGACATGGCGAACGACAAATACGCGAACGGCCTCGTCGATTTCACGAACGTCATCAACGCGCAGCGCTCGCTGACGGCGCTCTCCGAAGAATACACGATAAGCAGAGGCCAGATATCGACAAACGCCGTCCGGCTCTTCAAAGCGCTCGGAGGCGGCTGGCAGCCGCTGGACGAGGCGGAAAAAACGATGGCCGCGGCCGCCCGAAAAAAGGACTAA